The Bdellovibrionales bacterium genome segment CTTCGGCATCGTTCGGAAGTGAACCTCATCTCCACTCATTTTTTCTAGATCTATATTTTCTGGGAATTTCATGAGTGGTTTTAGCTTAGCCATTCGATTCTGATCCAGTGACCAAAGTGTTTTTGACGATGCATTTAAAAATCTGGCTACAGCTTCGCAGGGCATTTCCTCCATAAGTCGACCCGCAAACTCACAAAATGAATAAGTTAGAGTGTCAAAATCTGGATATAGAAAGGAAATATGAGCCGACCTAATCTTATCGTCACACC includes the following:
- a CDS encoding transposase; its protein translation is MFRCDDKIRSAHISFLYPDFDTLTYSFCEFAGRLMEEMPCEAVARFLNASSKTLWSLDQNRMAKLKPLMKFPENIDLEKMSGDEVHFRTMPKENSLDRPEIKYVTNLVCYDQSKVLANAPGRSERSLLTCLNQLSPEQLARIKYFSLDMHEPFIKAVRKCAPMLESALIDSTWLNM